In Anaerobacillus isosaccharinicus, one genomic interval encodes:
- a CDS encoding glycoside hydrolase family 13 protein, with the protein MLLEAIYHRPKSNYAYAYDEKTIHIRVRTKRDDMDQVFLLHCDKYNLNETGFTKVEMKKIASDSLFDYYHAEAQPEFRRFAYLFQFISGEETVAMNEVGFVTDKEFDDATVLFATGLFEYPFLNAIDVNKPPQWVKDAIFYQIFPERFGNGDPSLNPEKIEDWETAKPERDNFFGGDLQGVIDHLDHLVELGINCIYFTPIFEATTNHKYDTVDYMKVDPHFGDNELAKTLVAKCHEKGIKVMLDAVFNHSGYFFGPFQDVVKNGEASKYKDWFYIREFPIVAEPKPNYDTFAFTGQMPKLNTEHPEVKAYLLEVARYWIADIGCDGWRLDVANEVDHQFWREFRQVVKGANPDAYILGEIWHNSLPWLQGDQFDAVMNYPVTNSILEFFCKDQIDAEEFMGRLDAMMLAYPQQVNETAFNLLDSHDTARLLTICNEDKKRMKLAATFQLTYMGAPCIYYGDEFGMTGGNDPDCRKPMVWNKEKQDHELFDYYKEMIKLRKENRALRDGSFRFIEAAKGSKHIVFEREADGNRFVVVMNGGTEAVEVQMPGSFDVVTGNGTIDGEKVSVGALEYVVLKGK; encoded by the coding sequence ATGTTATTAGAAGCTATTTACCATCGTCCAAAATCAAATTATGCGTACGCTTATGATGAAAAAACAATACATATTCGTGTTCGTACGAAGCGCGACGACATGGATCAAGTTTTTTTACTTCATTGTGACAAGTACAATTTAAATGAAACTGGTTTTACGAAAGTTGAAATGAAAAAGATCGCAAGCGACTCTCTTTTTGACTACTATCATGCTGAAGCACAACCTGAATTTCGTCGTTTCGCCTACCTTTTCCAATTTATCTCTGGTGAAGAAACGGTTGCGATGAACGAAGTAGGTTTTGTGACAGATAAAGAGTTCGATGATGCTACTGTCTTATTTGCCACAGGCTTATTCGAATATCCATTTTTAAATGCCATTGATGTAAATAAACCACCGCAATGGGTGAAGGATGCGATTTTTTATCAAATCTTCCCAGAGCGATTTGGAAATGGCGACCCATCACTTAATCCTGAAAAAATTGAGGATTGGGAAACGGCTAAGCCTGAGCGTGATAACTTCTTTGGTGGCGATTTGCAAGGTGTCATTGACCATCTTGATCACTTAGTTGAACTCGGAATTAATTGCATCTACTTTACACCGATTTTTGAAGCGACGACAAATCATAAATATGACACCGTCGATTATATGAAGGTTGATCCACATTTTGGCGATAATGAACTTGCTAAAACACTAGTTGCTAAGTGTCATGAAAAAGGTATTAAAGTCATGCTTGATGCGGTATTTAACCACTCTGGCTACTTCTTCGGGCCATTCCAAGATGTCGTGAAAAACGGCGAAGCATCAAAGTATAAAGATTGGTTCTACATTCGCGAGTTTCCGATTGTCGCTGAGCCAAAACCAAACTACGATACGTTTGCATTTACTGGACAAATGCCAAAACTAAATACGGAACATCCAGAAGTTAAGGCCTACTTACTAGAAGTTGCCCGCTACTGGATTGCTGATATCGGCTGTGACGGCTGGAGACTAGACGTTGCCAATGAGGTTGACCACCAATTCTGGCGTGAATTCCGTCAAGTTGTGAAGGGAGCAAATCCTGATGCTTATATTTTAGGTGAAATTTGGCATAACTCACTTCCTTGGTTACAAGGCGATCAATTTGACGCAGTGATGAATTACCCAGTAACAAACTCAATTTTAGAATTTTTCTGTAAGGACCAGATCGATGCTGAAGAATTTATGGGTCGCCTTGATGCCATGATGTTAGCTTATCCGCAGCAAGTGAATGAAACAGCGTTCAATCTGTTGGATTCACATGATACGGCTCGCTTGTTAACGATTTGTAACGAAGACAAGAAACGAATGAAGCTTGCAGCTACATTCCAATTAACTTATATGGGCGCTCCTTGTATTTATTACGGAGACGAATTCGGTATGACAGGCGGAAACGATCCAGACTGCCGGAAACCAATGGTTTGGAACAAAGAAAAGCAGGATCATGAGCTTTTCGACTATTACAAAGAAATGATCAAGCTCCGTAAAGAAAACCGCGCCCTACGCGATGGTTCATTTCGATTTATTGAAGCTGCGAAAGGCTCAAAGCATATCGTCTTCGAACGTGAAGCAGACGGCAACCGCTTCGTCGTCGTCATGAATGGCGGAACAGAAGCCGTCGAAGTACAAATGCCAGGGTCTTTTGATGTTGTCACTGGCAACGGAACAATTGATGGTGAGAAAGTATCCGTTGGTGCACTGGAGTATGTGGTGTTGAAGGGGAAATAG
- a CDS encoding transposase encodes MARKLRVWFPNAMYHITNRGVRKMIIFYDEFDYLKYLELLEETRECYPFLLHSYCLMTNHIHLQLQTINDPISKIMKKINTSYAIYYRLSE; translated from the coding sequence ATGGCAAGAAAGCTAAGAGTTTGGTTTCCAAATGCAATGTATCATATTACAAATCGCGGTGTTAGAAAAATGATCATATTTTATGATGAATTCGATTATTTAAAATACCTAGAATTGCTTGAAGAAACAAGAGAATGTTACCCATTTCTCTTACATTCCTATTGTTTGATGACAAACCACATACACCTCCAACTACAAACCATAAATGATCCCATCTCAAAAATTATGAAAAAAATAAATACATCTTACGCAATATATTATAGACTCTCGGAATAA